Below is a genomic region from Prochlorococcus marinus str. MIT 0918.
CTTCTTGGATTATTATTTCCTCCTAAAAACGTACCTCCTCCTTGCTTGTCATAAGCCAAAGGGCCCAAGATGTCACTCATTCCATAAGTACTTACCATTTGTTCAGCTAAATCAGTTGCTCTTTGCAAATCATTTGATGCTCCAGTAGTTATTTTCCCAAATATGATTTCCTCAGCAGACCTTCCTCCAAGCAGAGTTGCAATTTGACCTTTCAACTCATCCTTAGAATTGAGGAATCTTTCCTCAGTAGGAAGCTGCAAAGTATATCCAAGAGCACTCATACCTCTTGGTACTATTGAAATTTTAGCCACTTTGCTACCACCAGGCATTAGATGTCCAACAATTGCGTGGCCTACTTCATGATAAGCAACTACTTTCTTTTCATCTTCTTGGAGAACCCTGCTTTTCTTTTCTAAACCAGCTACTACTCTCTCAATAGCCTCATTTAAGTCTTGTTGCTCTACTTTCTTTCTTTTATTTCTGGCTGCTAATAACGCAGCTTCATTAACCATATTAGCGAGATCTGCTCCAGCAAAACCACTCGTTGCTTGAGCGATTAAATCCAAATCAATTCCTTCAGATAATTTGACCTTTTTCGTATAAATCTCAAGGATAGTTTTTCTTCCAGAAAGATCAGGCCTGTCTACCAAAACTTGTCTATCAAAACGTCCTGGTCTTAGAAGAGCTGCATCAAGAACCTCTGGTTGGTTAGTAGCTGCTAAAACAATTACTGGTTTATCTGCTGAAGAGAACCCATCCATTTCTGTAAGTAATTGATTAAGAGTTTGTTCTCTTTCATCGTTTCCTCCCACAACGCCCATAGATCCAGATCTACTTTTACCAATCGCATCTAATTCATCAATGAAAATGATACATGGTGCTTTTTTCTTAGCTTGTTCAAATAAATCTCTAACTCTTGCAGCACCAGCTCCAACAAAAAGCTCTACAAATTCTGATCCTGAAATAATAAAGAAAGGAACTTCTGCTTCACCTGCGACAGCTTTAGAAAGCAATGTTTTACCCGTCCCTGGAGGGCCTACTAAGAGAACACCTTTTGGTATGCGCGCTCCAATATCAGAATAACGTTGTGGCCTTTTTAGAAAATCAACTATCTCCGTCAATTCATCTTTAGCTTCATCTACTCCTGCAACATCATCAAAAGTAACCCTTGATTCTTCACCGGGAACATATACTTTTGCTTTGCTCTTAGTAAAGCTGAGCGCACCTTGGGCACCTCCCCCTCCCATACTACGGCGTGCAAAAAATTGGAGAACTAAAATGAAAATTAATGGTGGTACAACCCAGCTAAGAATTGTTGTAAAAATGTTTGGCTTCTTTGGAGGAGCTGCTGCAAATTCTACGCCCTTACTTTCTAATCTCTGAGGCAGATCCATATCAAAGATAGGAGTGGTTGCCAACACTGAAGGTGTCCCTTCTACAGGAGAAGAAAGTTCATAACGTATTTGCTCCTGCGTGATATATGCCCTTTTAACTGCTCCATCATTAACTTGATCTATAAACAAAGAATATGGAACTCTTGGGACTTGCATATTTTGATTTGGAAGAAAGCTGCTAAAAAGCAAAAGAGCTCCAAACCCAATCAAAACAAGATTTATTATCCCAAAACGTCTATTTGGTTGATTCTCATCTTGGCGAATAGGCATGAGAATAAAAATGAAGTGGATACAAAGCTAACAAATATGAGCAAGTCGCAGAACAAAAATGGGGTGTAAAGACCGAACGAGATGAAAATTTACGCCATTAATACTCCCCTAAAACCATTTTAAAAACAAAGTCCTCTCCTGTTCTTGAAGAAGCTATTTCAGACAATTTTATAACTTGCTCCATAGAACTAAATCCTAGATCACAAAGAGGAGTCATTGCTGAAACGCCACCTAATAATTTAGGCGCTATAAAAAGTACTAATTCTTGAACACAATTCTGATTTATTGCAGTTGTTGCTAAAGAAGGGCCGCATTCCCAAAGAACCTTGTTGCATCCATATTCTGCTAAACGTTCTAGTAATTTTTTTGGTGTACTCTTTGAGAGAGGTAATCTTTTAGGCCCATTAGGTAAGTTTTCTAGTAACTCTGGATTACTTTCAGGGCCATAACAAATTAATGTTTTCGCCAAATCCGTTTTCCAAATTTTTGCATTACTAGGAAGATCTAAACTTGAACTAAAAACAACCCTTAATGGCTCAGTTTCAGCAAGCCCTCTAGAAGTTAAAAGCGGGTCATCATTGCGAACTGTGCTTCCTCCAACTATTACTGCATCACATTTGGCTCGTAAACAATGAACTGAATTTCTAGATATTTCTCCACTTATCCATTTACTAGATCCATTAGGCAATCCGATTCGACCGTCAAGGCTCATAGCCCATTTTAGTACTCCCCAGGATCTACCTGTCCGATTTCTAAAAATAAATGCTCTATTTAGATAAGAGGCTTCTTTTTCCAGCACTCCTGTAATAACTTCTATACCTGCTTTTTTTAGCAAAGATATCCCTTTCCCTGAAACTCTTGGGTCTGGGTCTTTAATTCCAATAACAACCCTTGAAAGACCAGCTTTTAAGATTGCTTCTGTACAAGGAGGCGTTTTCCCTTGATGACAACAAGGCTCAAGATTAACAATAAGTGTTCCATTCTTTGATAAAGCTCCTGCTTGAGCTAAAGCTTCTACTTCTGCATGAGGCTCTCCTGCCAAAGAATGAAACCCTTCACCAACCAGTTGATTGTTAACATCTAATATCACAGCTCCAACTAGTGGATTTGGACTGGTTTGGCCATCTGCTAAAGAAGCCAACTCCAATACTCGCCTCATCCAAGAAGTCCAAACTTGATTAATTGACTTAATTGTCATTTTGCATTTTGGTCGTTGAAGCAAGTGTTTGCCATTCACTTACAACATATGGAGGAACTGGCAACTCTGTAAAACCTCGTTCTAAAGATAATCTTAAAGGTCTAGGCTTCTTTATTTCTTTGAGCATAGGTTCTATTAAAAACTCCACAGCTGCTTCTCTTTTATCATTAAACAATTGAGAATTATCCAGGGTTACATCTTCTAAATCCCAAAATTTAATTCCTGAAGAAATTCTTAAAGGTGTTGGATGACTAATTCTAAGGCTTCCTTTAAAACCAATAATTCTAAGGACTATTCTATTATCATTATCTGATAATGGGTAAACAACTAACTGCCAACTTTGTGAATCCAAATCTCGCAAGTTCTCTATACTTCTTTGAACACCAACTCCATTAGTATTCTCAGTAAAATCTAATTTTGCTTCAGCCTTTAATGGGTTAAATGTAAGCAAAATGACTAATGTTAGACAATGCAATAGAAATTTTTTTATTGTTTTTCTAAATAGCACTTTATTCACTTTGAATCACCTCTGAGTCAAGTAATGAATCAAGAGTCTTACATGACCTGACCAAAGCTTGATATTTAATCAAAATTCGTCGGTTTCGATTAATAAATTCAGCAGGGTCAATAGACTCTCTACTATCAAAGTTGAAGGCAGTTTCATTTGAATCCAACAGTTCCAAATCTTTTTGTTGTTGAATCAATGCGATCAAAATTTCATGTTGTCGCTGACGCCTAATAGAATCTTTAGACACCTGGCTGTTTGACTTGTCCAATGAATCTTTCAATAACCAAGAAGAATCTAATCAATCAAGGGTTTAAATCAGGAGTTTAATATGACAAGAAGCAATACAAATACAAAAAACGAATCTAATACTATTGAAGTGATAGGCGTTCCTGCATCTGGAGTAGTTGATCTTTGTACCTCTCTACAGAATTTAATTTTATCGGGAGAAAAGATATCAGCGCCTAAAAGACTTTTAAGTCCTTTAATTAATTGGTGGAAAGCTCAACATTCAAAAAAACCCTTCCCAGATTTCTTCCCAAGTGATAAGCCAATGGAACTAATATCTTGGCTTAAAAAACAAGATAAAAAAACTATTTTACTTGCAACTGGAGATCCTCTTTGGTTTGGAATTGGAAGAATATTGATTGAACATTTTCCAAGGGAGAAAATCACTTTCCACCCTTCTCCAACCTCCTTGCAATTAGCTTTCTCTCGTTTAGCAAGGCCTTGGCAAGATGCAACATGGACAAGTCTTCATGGCAGAGAGTCAATCTCTCTATTAAAACTTTTAAAAACAAGCCCCGAGACAATTGGGATACTTATAGATCCAAACAATGGTGGAGCAAAAGAAGTCAGAGAGATTTTATTTTCACTTGGCCTTGAATATGATTATTTCTTCTGGATATTTGAAAAGGTTGGGGATGTTAATGAAAAAATCTACAAATTATCACCCGACGAAGAGTTACCCTATATTGACCCACTTCATTTAGTTATTTTAATAAGGAAT
It encodes:
- the cbiE gene encoding precorrin-6y C5,15-methyltransferase (decarboxylating) subunit CbiE; this encodes MTRSNTNTKNESNTIEVIGVPASGVVDLCTSLQNLILSGEKISAPKRLLSPLINWWKAQHSKKPFPDFFPSDKPMELISWLKKQDKKTILLATGDPLWFGIGRILIEHFPREKITFHPSPTSLQLAFSRLARPWQDATWTSLHGRESISLLKLLKTSPETIGILIDPNNGGAKEVREILFSLGLEYDYFFWIFEKVGDVNEKIYKLSPDEELPYIDPLHLVILIRNKEKKHKRKDIPLFGIEDDFFKQYDDRPGLMTKREVRIQVLADLELPKNGVIWDVGAGVGSIGLEALRISPNLQLLCIDKRIGSKSLIEENANLLSVKPEKIIEAEALDVLVKEEIPIYISKPKRVILGGGSYKKIELLKKILRNLCPGGIIVIPLATIDNLEKIMSILRGAKCKLKISQHQNYRGVPLKQGTRFQPMNPVFIIKAKLEKKLL
- a CDS encoding DUF3122 domain-containing protein yields the protein MLTFNPLKAEAKLDFTENTNGVGVQRSIENLRDLDSQSWQLVVYPLSDNDNRIVLRIIGFKGSLRISHPTPLRISSGIKFWDLEDVTLDNSQLFNDKREAAVEFLIEPMLKEIKKPRPLRLSLERGFTELPVPPYVVSEWQTLASTTKMQNDN
- the ribD gene encoding bifunctional diaminohydroxyphosphoribosylaminopyrimidine deaminase/5-amino-6-(5-phosphoribosylamino)uracil reductase RibD; amino-acid sequence: MTIKSINQVWTSWMRRVLELASLADGQTSPNPLVGAVILDVNNQLVGEGFHSLAGEPHAEVEALAQAGALSKNGTLIVNLEPCCHQGKTPPCTEAILKAGLSRVVIGIKDPDPRVSGKGISLLKKAGIEVITGVLEKEASYLNRAFIFRNRTGRSWGVLKWAMSLDGRIGLPNGSSKWISGEISRNSVHCLRAKCDAVIVGGSTVRNDDPLLTSRGLAETEPLRVVFSSSLDLPSNAKIWKTDLAKTLICYGPESNPELLENLPNGPKRLPLSKSTPKKLLERLAEYGCNKVLWECGPSLATTAINQNCVQELVLFIAPKLLGGVSAMTPLCDLGFSSMEQVIKLSEIASSRTGEDFVFKMVLGEY
- the ftsH gene encoding ATP-dependent zinc metalloprotease FtsH → MPIRQDENQPNRRFGIINLVLIGFGALLLFSSFLPNQNMQVPRVPYSLFIDQVNDGAVKRAYITQEQIRYELSSPVEGTPSVLATTPIFDMDLPQRLESKGVEFAAAPPKKPNIFTTILSWVVPPLIFILVLQFFARRSMGGGGAQGALSFTKSKAKVYVPGEESRVTFDDVAGVDEAKDELTEIVDFLKRPQRYSDIGARIPKGVLLVGPPGTGKTLLSKAVAGEAEVPFFIISGSEFVELFVGAGAARVRDLFEQAKKKAPCIIFIDELDAIGKSRSGSMGVVGGNDEREQTLNQLLTEMDGFSSADKPVIVLAATNQPEVLDAALLRPGRFDRQVLVDRPDLSGRKTILEIYTKKVKLSEGIDLDLIAQATSGFAGADLANMVNEAALLAARNKRKKVEQQDLNEAIERVVAGLEKKSRVLQEDEKKVVAYHEVGHAIVGHLMPGGSKVAKISIVPRGMSALGYTLQLPTEERFLNSKDELKGQIATLLGGRSAEEIIFGKITTGASNDLQRATDLAEQMVSTYGMSDILGPLAYDKQGGGTFLGGNNNPRRAVSDATAQAIDKEVRSLVDEAHESALNILRRNLPLLENIAQMILEKEVIEGDDLKSLLSETVLP